From the genome of Pirellulales bacterium:
AAACTGCTGCAAGTGGCTGTCCAGCCGCACCAGCTCTTCGGAAATGTCGCTCCGCTCGGCGTAAATAGCAATCTCGCGGACCAAATCTGTAGCGCTAAGCGAGAGCTTGTGCTCCTCCATAACATTGCGCACCCGCTCTTCCAGGCGCACCCGATACGCATCGACCACCTGCGGGGCACGCGCGGCAATTTGCTTCAGCTCGGCCGTAATGACTCGGCAGTTGACGGTCAAATCGGCAGCCATGGCCTGGCCTTCGTCGCGCCGCATTTTACCAAGATGCCCCAGGGCTGCTTGCAATGTGGCTTCGATCACCGGCCAGTCGGCTTCGGCCACGCTGGGATCAGAAAGCCGCTCCTTCACCACGCCCGGCAATAGCAAAAAGCTTTCCAGCGAGACTTCTTGCTTGCTGCCCGTGCGACTTTGCAGCTTTTGAATTTGCTGTTGATAACTTTCCAGCACGCCCAAATTAATTGTGAAATCATCCGGCGACGTGTTGCGATCGACCTGCACGTTTACTTGCACGGTGCCCCGCTTGATGTGTTCGCGCACCACCCCTTCCACGCGCGATTCCAGCGCCGAGTAACCTTCCCCGGCGCGCAAGGTGAACTTGAAATACCGATTGTTAATCGTGCGCACTTCCACCACTACGGCCAGCCCATTGGCCTGTTGGTGGGCTTCGCCAAAACCAGTCATGCTTAACAGCACGGGATACTCCAGAGGCTGCAGTGGTTAGCGGCTTGAAACTCGGCTGTGTGAAACTCGGCTGTGGCCCAAGCTCATTTCGAGGCCTTGCTGGAATCGCTGGCAGCCGGGGGCGCCACAGGCGCTGTGCCACCGGTGCTGTTATCGACGCCGCTGGCCGGCGCGCCAGATCCCTTATTTTCGTTGCCGGGCACTGTGCCTGCGGGCGCGCCTTCGGTGGCTCCGGTGCCGGCTGCTGCACCTTTATCAGTGGCGTCCGATTTTTCCGTGCCGGCGCCAGTTGGTGCGCCGCCAGATGAAGCGCGGCTGGATGGCAATTCGGGCCCGCTGTTTTGTTCTGTGCCTGGACCGTTGGGCCCGCCGCTAAAGTGGTTCGCGTTGCTGCCCATCACCTTCACGCCGACAATGCACAGCACAATCCACAAAAATGTGACGCCAATGGTTACGCGGGTAAACAAATCGCCCGCCTTCGTGCCAAATGCGCTTTGTCCGCCCATGCCGCCGAAAGCGCCTGCCAAGCCGCCACCGCGCCCGCGTTGAATCAAAATTAATAAAATCAAAAAGATCGACGTGGCCAACAACAGTAATCCCAGCAACCCGTTCATGTTTTTCCGATCCTTGGTTAAAGCAAGTTTGATTTGGCAACCCGGCAATTTGCGTCCTGCAAACGCGGCGAGCATGTATGTTTGAGCCTGCACGGGCTGGCGCCCACCGGCATTACGATTTGCAAGCGGCAATAATGCCGATAAAGTCGTCGACCACCAGGCTGGCGCCTCCCACCAACGCTCCGTCAATGTTGGGCTGGGCCATTAACTCGCCGGCATTGGAAGCCTTTACGCTGCCGCCGTATTGAATTCGCACGGCCGACGCAACTTGGGCATTGTAGCGGCTTTCGATCAATTTGCGAAGATCGGCATGCACTTCTTCCGCTTGTTGGGGCGTGGCGACCTTGCCTGTGCCGATGGCCCACACCGGCT
Proteins encoded in this window:
- a CDS encoding YicC/YloC family endoribonuclease, translating into MLLSMTGFGEAHQQANGLAVVVEVRTINNRYFKFTLRAGEGYSALESRVEGVVREHIKRGTVQVNVQVDRNTSPDDFTINLGVLESYQQQIQKLQSRTGSKQEVSLESFLLLPGVVKERLSDPSVAEADWPVIEATLQAALGHLGKMRRDEGQAMAADLTVNCRVITAELKQIAARAPQVVDAYRVRLEERVRNVMEEHKLSLSATDLVREIAIYAERSDISEELVRLDSHLQQFEQIMASPESAGRKLEFLTQEMLREVNTIGSKSSDVEIARHVIEMKASIERLREMIQNVE
- the secG gene encoding preprotein translocase subunit SecG — its product is MNGLLGLLLLATSIFLILLILIQRGRGGGLAGAFGGMGGQSAFGTKAGDLFTRVTIGVTFLWIVLCIVGVKVMGSNANHFSGGPNGPGTEQNSGPELPSSRASSGGAPTGAGTEKSDATDKGAAAGTGATEGAPAGTVPGNENKGSGAPASGVDNSTGGTAPVAPPAASDSSKASK